The Helianthus annuus cultivar XRQ/B chromosome 15, HanXRQr2.0-SUNRISE, whole genome shotgun sequence genomic sequence TATGTAACAAACATCTAATCTTTTGGGCTTCTTATCTGCAACATCTAATCATGAAAACATGTAACCATCTTTTGTATGTATCCAATAGCACTCTTAGAACGTTTGTATTTgcaaacctaaaaaaaaaaaaagaactgtTGTTCGTAGTAAAGCGTGGGCTTATTTTAATATATACTACTACATAATTCATTTTAGATAGACAAAATTGTAAATTCATTGTATATGTTAAGACAAATTTAAGATGAGACATTAATTCGATCCAACTACCAACTTAATTTTTTTTGGTGTAAAAACCCAAAAGTATAGTACAGAAGCAAACGAAAATCAAAACAAAGACACCCACCGACTACACCACTATTTCACTATGTCTCGCATGTTAAAATCCACCCATCTCTCCCACACTATATCTTGAAACTTCGATCTACTTTTTAACCAAATGAAACTATCTGCCATTGTTGATTCAACTATGCTATTTCCAGATCGGGTGTTACCTTCGAACTCTTTTTCATTCCGAGCCTTCCATATGTTCCACATGGTTGTTTGAAACACTGCATTGATGACTCTCTTCCACTCCTTTGATCCTGGAAGATCGTTAACATACTCTAAGGTATCCCTACATTCACGGAATTCGGTTGATCTTGGTAGCTTTAGCCAAACAACTATGTTTCTCCATATTGATTTTGATAAGCTGTAACCGCAAATAACATGGTCAGCGGTTTCCTCATATGCCTCACATCTTGAACATAAGTGGTTGTTAATTGGAATCCTTCGCTTGATTAGTTCCTTCTTAGCCGGAATCCTCTCGATCGATGCTCTCCACGTAAAATAATTTACTTTCGGCGGTACCCACATATTCCAATATTTCCATTCCTCCTCCGATCCAGCTCTATCCTGTCTTGCTATTTGATTTCTAATGGCCGCGACTGTGAACTCTCCTTTATCGCTAGTCTTCCACTTCCACTTATCTTCTCCTGATTTAAACTTCACCTTATTGAGTTGATGTAGCATAGCTGTCCATTGTGTCCATTCCGCATCTGAGTTTGGCGGTCTTGCCCAACATAAGTTCCATTGATTCTCGTTCTCCAGCTTCATAACGCAATCAACCGCTTTTACTTGTTTGTTTCTAGCAATCTTGAACAATTCTAGAAATCTTTCTTTAAAAATTTTGCCGTCGCACCAGTTGTCGCATCAAAACTTCACTGTGTTCCCTGTGCCTACTTCCGCTGTGATTTCGTCTGAAGCCGATATCCCAATTCTTCCAAGCTCTTTACCTGCAGCGACTATATCTTTCCATATACCTGCAAATTTGTTGTTAATCGGAATTCCACTTATCTTCTCCTGATTTAAACTTCACCTTATTGAGTTGATGTAGCATAGCTGTCCATTGTGTCCATTCCGCATCTGAGTTTGGCGGTCTTGCCCAACATAAGTTCCATTGATTCTCGTTCTCCAGCTTCATAACGCAATCAACCGCTTTTACTTGTTTGTTTCTAGCAATCTTGAACAATTCTAGAAATCTTTCTTTAAAAATTTTGCCGTCGCACCAGTTGTCGCATCAAAACTTCACTGTGTTCCCTGTGCCTACTTCCGCTGTGATTTCGTCTGAAGCCGATATCCCAATTCTTCCAAGCTCTTTACCTGCAGCGACTATATCTTTCCATATACCTGCAAATTTGTTGTTAATCGGAATTATTTTATAACTTCTATTGTTTTCATGAATTGCTTTTATCACTTTCGCCCACAGCTCCCCCGGTTTCGTTTTGTATTTCCACCACCACTTTATCATCAGAGCAAGGTTTGTACTTCTCAAGTCTCCTAGCCCAAATCCGCCTTGTTGTCTCGATCTTATTAACTTCCCCCAAGCTATCCATCGTATTTTGTATTTTCCAGCTTTCCAGCGCCATATAAAATCCCTGCGTATCTTGTCTAAAGCTTTTATTACCTTTTTTGGTGCTAGATACATAGAGAAAAAATAATTCGGGATGGCCCCTGTCACCGCTTTTGCTAAAACCATCCTTCCAGCAAACGATATACAATTCGCTTTCCATGCCGATAGTTTGCTGTTGAACTTATCCAATGCCATCTTCCAGTACTTTTCTCTTTTCATATTTGCACCGATCGTTAGACCGAGGAATTTAAACGACATTGATCCCATCATGCATTTTAGACTTCCTGCCATATTTTCAATCTCTGTGGCTTCCACTCCTATTCCGTACAAGCTTGACTTATTCAAATTCACTTTTAAGCCTGAAACCAATGAAAAACATCTTAAAATTCGGTTAAGATTTTGTATGTTTGTTTCGGATCATTCCCCCATGAATATCACATCATCTGCGTAACATAGATGTGTAATACTCGGGCCCTCATTTGGGGTATGATGCCTTTGAATACGCCTCTCTTTATCGCCCTCTTCATGATTACATCTAATGCCTCCATTGCAAAAGGATGAATAGGAATGGTGTTAGCGGATCTCCTTGTCGTAGCCCACGTTGTAAATTAAATTCTGACGTAGGCAACCCACTGACAAGAACCGATGCCCAACTTGACTTCAAGCATGCGCCAACCCATTTCGTCCAACGACTTGGGAATCCCATTACTTTCAAAATTGATAGGAGGAATTTCCAATTCACCGAGTCATATGCTTTCTCAAAGTCTACTTTGAAAATAAACATCTTCTTCTTGCTTTTCTTTGCCCACGAAATGACCTCACTTGTTATTAGTGGTCCATCGAATATAGATCTTCCTTCTACGAACGTTGTTTGCACCGAAGCCACAATACTAGGAATTGCCTTTTTGAGACTTTAGCAATGATTTTGTATATCACACTGATCAAAGAGATTGGCCTGAATTCCTCTACTGATATCGGATCTCTTACTTTAGGAATTAACGCAATAAACGATGCGTTACATCCTCGTTCAATGAATGCTCTCTCGTAGAAGTCGTTTAAGACATCTCTAAATTTATGTTCAAGTTGATCCCAAAATCTTTTAATGAACTTAAAAGTGAATCCATCAGGACCCGGGGCCCTATCACTGCCACACGCCCATACTGCATTCTTTATTTCTACTTTTGTGAACCGTTCAGTTAGAGCCGCCGCATGTTCCTTTGTGATGTATTTAAAACCTCTACCGTCAAGGGAAGGCCTGTGTTTGATTGGCTCCGAAAATCTGACCATAAATCTTGCTTTAACTTCCTCCTTAATTGCCTTCGGGTCCGTTACCATAATGTCGTTAACCATCATAGTGCTAATGCGATTCCTTGCTTTTCTGCAATTTATAAGTCTGTGGAAGAAGTTAGAATTCTCGTCCCCTAATTTCGCCCACTTGAGTTTTGCTTTTTGTTTAAAGTCCTTTAGTTTCTTCCTCTCGTAATTCTTTATTTTCCATTTTCCAATTATTCTTCTTTCCTTCTCCGTTTCCGTAAGTCTCCGTGTTTCCGTCGTCTTTTCTATCCTTTCCACCTCTTTAGTTGCGTCTTGTACTTCCTATTCCTCCTGTGTTTTCGCTAACCTCCTCCATTCTTTTATTCCAATTTTGAGATTCTTTAATATGTTTGCCAACTCTTTCATACCATTACCCCCATTTATTGACTCCTCCATGACTTTCTTTATCACTTCACCTATACCATCTTCTTCCAGCCAGCTATTATAGAATCTAAATGGGATTGTTCCAAAATCAGCACTCTTAGAAGATAGTAGGAGTGGACTATGGTTCGAAACATGTTTTGTTAATTCTTCAAACCAAGCTATAGGCCATTTGTTCATAAAACCATCACACATGAGAATCCTATCTATTTTACTAAGACTTGATCCATCATCAGACATGTATGTGAATTTATATCCACTCATCTGATATTCAACTAACCCTGCTTCGGCTATGAAGTTGTTGAAGATCATTGCACCTTGGTTATCAAATCTTGAGTTCAACCTCTCTTGTTCCTCTCTAACTTCATTAAAATCGTCTGCCATGATCCATACTCCTTCACTTGATGATTCCTTGATTAACTTTAGATCTTCCCACAACGATCGTCTTCTCATAAAATCACAAGGAGCGTATACATTGACAATATTAATGTACATATTACTACCGGCCAAAGTCCCACTAGTTAGTAAGAACGAATCATGTTTGACTACTCTTTGTTTTGAGAACATCCCTAGATCCCAGACTGAAATCAATCCCCCTGGCCTTCCTCTAGCATCCACTAATTCCCATTCCATATCCGCTTTTCCCCAGTATCTTCCGACCGTTATTGGATCAACGTTAGAGACTTGAACTTCTTGTATACAAAAAAACGAAATTTTATTTTCCTTAACTAAATTACTTATCCACTTCGGCTTCTCCACACCCCCAATTCCTCTTATATTTACCGCCAAATAATTCATGGTCCACTATTAGAGTCCAATTCCTCCCTCACCGCTCTTAGAACTTCCTGTCTGCTGTTTGAAACCCTTATACACCAATCTTCTTGCTTATCGCTATCGTGGCCTTTGCTCCTCATGCATGTCCTTCTTTATTTAAATCAAAGGTTAAGTCTATTGTATCTAGAGCATCGTCATTCATTGACTGCCCAACAGCTAATACACCCCCTTAGTTCTGATCCTCTTATTTACTTAGCTT encodes the following:
- the LOC110913594 gene encoding uncharacterized protein LOC110913594, whose product is MKLENENQWNLCWARPPNSDAEWTQWTAMLHQLNKVKFKSGEDKWKWKTSDKGEFTVAAIRNQIARQDRAGSEEEWKYWNMWVPPKVNYFTWRASIERIPAKKELIKRRIPINNHLCSRCEAYEETADHVICGYSLSKSIWRNIVVWLKLPRSTEFRECRDTLEYVNDLPGSKEWKRVINAVFQTTMWNIWKARNEKEFEGNTRSGNSIVESTMADSFIWLKSRSKFQDIVWERWVDFNMRDIVK
- the LOC110913595 gene encoding uncharacterized protein LOC110913595; this translates as MNYLAVNIRGIGGVEKPKWISNLVKENKISFFCIQEVQVSNVDPITVGRYWGKADMEWELVDARGRPGGLISVWDLGMFSKQRVVKHDSFLLTSGTLAGSNMYINIVNVYAPCDFMRRRSLWEDLKLIKESSSEGVWIMADDFNEVREEQERLNSRFDNQGAMIFNNFIAEAGLVEYQMSGYKFTYMSDDGSSLSKIDRILMCDGFMNKWPIAWFEELTKHVSNHSPLLLSSKSADFGTIPFRFYNSWLEEDGIGEVIKKVMEESINGGNGMKELANILKNLKIGIKEWRRLAKTQEE